The Cellulomonas oligotrophica sequence CTCCGCGCGTGGGCGCGAGGGCCGGGCGCGATGGCGTACGAGGGCCTGCCCGGCATGGCGCTCAAGTCCTGGTACTCCGACCCCCACGCGAACGTCTGGGGCGCGGTGTACCTGCTCACCGACCCGCACGCGCTCGACGACGACCGGCTGCCGCGCACCGTCGGCGACCGCACCGGGCCGATCGGCGTGCGCCCGGACCGGGTCCGGTGGCACGTCCTGGAACGGACCGTGCGGGGCGACGCCGACCTCGACGACCTCCTGGCCGCCGCGTCCGACCCGGCCGACCAGCGCGAGCGCACCCCGGAGGACGCATGACCACCACGACGAGCACGACGACGCACGAGCCGGTCGCGGCGCACGACGCAGGCGGTGCGCCCGGCCGCCAGCGACCTGGTCGCCCGCAGGTCACCGTCCCGAAGGGCGCGTTCCGGAGCTTCCTGCACACGATGCGGGAGCACCGCACGGGACTGGTCCTCGTCGGGGTCGTGTCCGTGGTCGCCACGATCCTCGGCGTCGCGCAGCCGCTGATGATGCAGCGGATGATCGACGCCGCGAGCAGCGGCGCGGAGAACCCGTGGGTGTGGTGGCTGGTGGGTGTCACCCTCGGCGAGGGGGTGCTGCGCGGCGCGCAGTCGTTCGTGCTGCAGCGCACCGGCGAGGCGTTCGTCGGCGGTCTGCGCCGCTCGCTCATCGCGCGCGTCCTGCGGCTGCCGATGGCCGCCTACTCGGCTACGCCCAAGGGCGAGTGGATCAGCCGGCTCGGCGCGGACACCAGCCAGGTCCGCACCATCGTGACCTCCGGCCTGTTCGAGCTCGTCTCCGCCGTCCTGATGTTCGGCGCCGCGGTGGTGCTGATGGTGACGCTCGACCCGGTCCTGTTCTCTCTCACGCTCGGCGGGGTGGTGCTCGGAGGGGTGGGGATCACCTTCATGGGGGCCCGCATGCGCCGCACCAGCGAGGTGACGCAGGCCGAGGTGGCGCGCATGACGTCCGCCGCGGACCGCGCCCTGTCGTCGGTCGTGCTCATTCGCGCGAGTGCGGCGACGGAGCAGCAGGTCGAGCTCGTCACCCGGTACGCGCGCCGCGCCGAGGCGTCAGGCGTGCGGATGGCCCGCATCCAGGCGTGGGTGCAGCCCGTCATGTCGCTGTGCATCCAGGGCGCGTTCCTCCTGGTGCTGGCGGTCGGCGGCCTGCGCGTCGCTTCAGGCGTGCTGACCGTCGGCGAGCTGATGGCGTTCATCATGTACCTGTTCCTGCTCGTCATGCCGGTGACACAGGCGATGAGTGCGTACACGCAGATCCAGCTCGGGCTCGCGTCGTACGACCGGATCCGGCAGGTCCTGCATATGCCGGCCGAACGCACCGGCGGGAGCACGGACGTCGTCGGCCCCACCGAGCCGGAGCCGGCCGTCGTCCTGGAGGACGTGCACTTCGGCTACGGGGACGAGCCCGTCCTGCGTGGCGTCTCGCTGACGGTGCCCGTGGGGTCACGCACCGCGGTCGTCGGGCCGTCCGGTGCGGGCAAGTCGACGGTGCTCGCGCTGCTCGAGGGATTCATGGACCCGGACGCCGGCGTGGTCCGCAGCCTGGGGCACGACCTGCGGGACGTCGACCTCGACAGCTACCGCCGCCACGTCGCATATGTCGAACAGGGGGCTCCTGCGCTGGGCGGGACCCTCGCGGGCAACCTCCGCCTCGTCCGTACCGACGCGACCGACGAGGACCTGCGGCGCGTCCTGGGCGCGGTCGGGCTCGACGGTCTGATCGCCCGCCAGGACGCGGGCCTCGACCTCGACCTGGGCGACAACGGCTCCGTGCTGTCCGGGGGCGAGCGTCAGCGGCTCGCGTGGGCTCGCGTGCTGCTGCAGGATCCGCAGCTCCTCCTGTTCGACGAGCCGACGTCGAGCGTCGACTCCGCCACCGAGAGCCTCCTGGGGCTGGCGCTGGACGAGGTGTCCCGCGGCAGGACCACCGTCATCGTGGCCCACCGCCTGTCGACGGTGGTCACCGCCGACCAGATCGTGGTGCTGGAGAACGGCAGAGTCCTGGACGTCGGCACGCACACTGAGCTCGTGGAGCGATGTGCGCTGTACCGCACGTTCGCGGAGCATCAGCTGCTGGTGTGACAGCCGCGGGTCACGCGGTGGGGCGGCGGCCGGATGCCGCGTCTCCGGCCGTCACGGTGACCGCCGCGAGGGAGAAGCCCACCGCGATGCGCCCACCGGCCGACGGGCGGGGCGCCAGCAGCCTGCGCATCTCGGACCTCACCGACGCCTGGTGAGGCCGGGGCCAGTCGGGGCTGGCGCCACTACATCTGCATGTCGACGAAGCGGGAGTAGTGGCCCTGGAAGGCCACCGTGATGGTGTCCGTGGGGCCGTTACGGTGCTTGGCCACGATGAGGTCGGCCTCGCCCGCTCGGGGCGATTCCTTCTCGTACGCGTCCTCACGGTGCAGCAGAATCACCATGTCAGCATCCTGCTCGATCGAGCCTGATTCGCGAAGGTCGCTCATCGCGGGGCGCTTGTCGGTGCGCTGCTCGGGGCCACGGTTCAGCTGGGAGATCGCGATGACCGGGACCTCGAGCTCCTTGGCGAGCAGCTTGAGGGCACGGGAGAACTCCGAGACCTCCTGCTGGCGGGACTCGACGCGCTTGCCGGACGTCATCAGCTGGAGGTAGTCGATGACGACGAGCTTGAGGTCGTGGCGCTGCTTGAGGCGCCGGCACTTGGCGCGGATCTCCATCAGCGACATGTTCGGCGAGTCGTCGATGAACAGAGGCGCCTCGGAGATGCGCCCCATGGTGCCGGCGATCTTGGCCCAGTCCTCCTCGCCCATCTGCCCGGTGCGCAGCTTCTGCAGGTGCACGCGCGCCTCGGCCGAGAGCAGACGCATCGTGATCTCGTTGCGGCTCATCTCGAGCGAGAACACGACAGCACCCATGTTGTGCTTGATAGCGGCCGACCTGACTATGTCAATACCCAGGGTTGACTTACCGATGGCAGGCCTCGCGGCGAGGACGATCATCTGGCCGGGGTGCAGGCCGTTGGTGAGGCGGTCGAGGTCGGCGAAGCCGGTGGGGACGCCGATCATGCCCTCGCCGCGGTGGCCGGCGGCCTCGATCTCGTCGACGGTGCCGCCGATGATCTCCGACAGCGGCAGGTAGTCCTCGGACGCCCGCCGCTCGGTGACGGCGTAGACCTCGGCCTGCGCGTTGTTGACGAGCTCGTCGACGTCGCCGCCGTCGGTGCCGTAGCCGAGCTGGACGATGCGCGTGCCGGCCTCGACGAGCTTGCGCAGGATGGAGCGTTCGCGCACGATCCGCGCGTAGTAGCCGGCGTTCGCGGCCGTGGGGACGGCGGAGATGAGGGTGTGCAGGTAGGGCGCTCCGCCGATGCGCGTGATCTCCCCGCGCTTGGTCAGCTCGTCGGCGACCGTGATCGCGTCCGCGGGCTCGCCGCGCCCGTACAGGTCGAGGATCGCGTCGTAGATCGCCTCGTGCGCGGGGCGGTAGAAGTCCGTGCCGCGCAGCTGCTCGATGACGTCGGCGATGGCGTCCTTGCTGATCATCATGCCGCCGAGCACCGAGCGCTCCGCGTCGAGGTCCTGCGGGGGGGTGCGGTCGAACCCGCCGCGCGCGTCCGGCGGTGCGCCGTACTCGAGGTCCTCGATGGTCAACCCGTCACCCACTCCGCTCGTCCTGCACCCGTCCCCCGAGGGACGTTCTACCCGGGGTCGGTGACAATCGGCCGCCGACCCTCCGGGGCGGGTCCAGGCGCCGCGCACGACGCGTCCACCCCCGCCTGGCGCAGGCTAGGCCCCGGCGGCGCGGGCCCCAAACGGCCCTGTGCACAGACCGGTGGACAGCCTGTGGACATCCCCGGGGAGCCTGTGTGCACAGGCGGTGGACAGGCCTGTGGACAACGTGGGTGAGACGGCCGATCCGGGCCGCTCACCTGCCCTTACGCTGTACACGTGCTGTGGAACGAAGAAACTTGGCCGACCATTCACCAGACGGACGCCTGAGCCGCTCTATGGACAGTCCGGACGCTTCGCCCACCCCCTCACCCGGGCCCGCCGGACCCCCGGAGGAGCCCGCCGTCCACGGGTCCACCGATCCGTCCACAGCCTCGGCCGACGGCGCGTCCTCCACACCTGTGGACGGTGTGGACCGGCAGATCGTCCGGCTCGCCGTCCCCGCCCTGGGGGCGCTCGTCGCGGAGCCGCTGTTCGTGCTCGTCGACTCCGCGATCGTCGGACGCCTCGGCACCGAGCCCCTCGCCGGACTCGCCCTGGCCTCGACGGTGCTGGTCACGATGGTCGGGCTGTGCATCTTCCTCGCGTACGCCACGACCGCCGCGGTCGCCCGCCGGCTCGGTGCCGGTGACACGCGTGCCGCGCTGCAGACGGGCGTCGACGGCCTGTGGCTGGCCGTCGGGCTGGGCGTCGTGCTCGCCGCCGCCACGTGGGTCGCGGCGCCGTGGGTCGTCGGTGCGCTCGGCGCGGGCGGCGGGGTCGCCGAGCAGGCCGTGACGTACCTGCGCTGGTCGCTGCCGGGCCTGCCCGGCATGCTCCTGGTGCTGGCGGCCACGGGCGCGCTACGCGGCCTCCTGGACACCCGCACGCCCCTCGTGGTCGCCGCCGCCGGGGCCGTCGCCAACGCCGTCCTCAACGTCGTCCTCGTCTACGGCGCGGGGATGGGCATCGCCGGGTCGGGCCTGGGGACGGCGGTCGCGCAGATCGGGATGGCCGTGGCGCTCGTCGTCGTCGTGGTCCGCGGCGCCCGGCGCCACGGGGCGCAGCTGCGGCCCGCGGCCGGCGGGATCCTGGCCAACGTCCGTGCCGGTGCGCCGCTGCTCGTGCGGACCGCGACGCTGCGCGTGGCGATCCTCGTCACCGTGTGGGTCGCCACCGGGCTCGGCGGTGCGTCGCTCGCCGCGCACCAGGTGGTGATGTCCGTGTGGGGGCTCACGGCCTTCGCGCTCGACGCCCTCGCGATCGCCGCGCAGGCGCTCGTCGGCCACTCCCTCGGCGCCTCGGACGTCGCGCGCACCCGGGCGCTGCTGCGCCGGACCCTGCAGTGGGGCGTTGCCGCGGGCGCGGTCATGGGCGTGCTCGTCGGCGCCCTCGCGCCCGCGTACGTCCGCCTGTTCAGCACCGACCCCGACGTCCAGCGCGCGGCGACGGCCGCCCTCGTCGTCGCCGCGGTCACCCTGCCGATGGCCGGCTGGGTGTTCGTGCTCGACGGCGTGCTCATCGGCGCCGGTGACGGCCGCTACCTGGCCTGGGCCGGGGTCCTCACCCTCGTCGCCTACGTGCCCGCGGCCCTCGCCGTGCACGCCTGGGCGCCGGCCGATGCGACCGGGTTGGCGTGGCTGTGGATCGCGTTCGCCGGGGTCTTCATGGCGGCCCGCGCGGTCACGACCGGCTGGCGCGCCCGCGGCACCGCCTGGATGGTCACGGGCGCCTGACCGCGGAGCCCCGGCTCAGCCGCAGAGCACACCGCCCGGGCCCGTGCAGGGGGTCGTCAGCCAGAGGGCGAGCGCGAGACCCGCGTAGACCCCGAGCACGGCGAGCATCCGCAGCAGGGCTCCCGAGCACACGCGCACGACGTCCGTCGGCTGCAGATCCGTCGAGCCGGTGCGCCGCCGCCACGCGTACCTCGACCCGACCAGCGCGACCGCATGGCCGGCCAGCAGCATCGTCTGGTCGGCGCGCAGCGTGAGCACGAGCGTCGGCTCCACCCACGAGTGGAGCAGCACGTCGAAGGACACCAGCAGGACGACCCATGCGGGCTGCAGGAGCAGGACCGCCGAGCCTGGCACGAGGACCCAGGCGATCGCCCCCGAACGGCTCAGGACACCCAGTACGACCGCGAGAGCCAGAGTCCAGGGGACCAGCCAGCCGAGCGTGAGCAGGTACTGCACCCAGGCGTCCCTGCCGAAGATGATCGGGTGGGGCGCGCTGCTCGCGTGCACCGCGTCGGCCAGGACGTCAGGGAAGAGACGGACTGCGACGAAGACCAGTCCCGCGTAGAGCAGAGCGGCGACCAGTCCCGGCGCGGCCTTCGCCACGCCGACGACCCACGGACGATCGACCGCTGCGTCTCGCCCGTCCACCGACGACCTCCCGGTCCCTGGCACCTCGGGCTCGGCGCCCCACCTGGTCCTCTCACGCTCCCTGCCCCGTAGCGGCCTGCGCGCCCGCGACGCCCCCGGAACGGGCTCGGCACGGCAGGTCCGAGGCTACGGCTCCGGGGAGGGGCGAGGGGCGGGATCCCCGTCGTGGGACGCGTCGTCCGCGGCCGGTGCAGGCCCGGCGTCCGCGTCGGTCCCCCCGGTCGGGGTCGAGCTGTCGCCGGTGGGAGCGTCGTCGCCCGTGCGCGCGCGGTGCCGCTGCGCGCTCGTCCGGGACAGCGCGAGGAAGACGACACCGACGGCGAAGAAGGCCACCATCGAGCCGCGGTTGTCCGAGCCCATCCCCGACAGCCCGAGGATGACGAAGACGAACCCGATCGCCAGGAAGGCACCGCCCTCGTCCTTCGCCTTGTCGCGCGAGGGCTTCTCTTCGGTGCTCATGGCGGCTCCCTTGCCGGACCGTGGGTCCTTCGAACTGGCAGGTCGGGTCGAGTCGGTGCGCGCGGCCGGGCCTGGACGCGCAGCTCGAGGCTAGGCGCCCGGGCGTCCAGGGGCACCCGTCTGCGGGCCGAGGTCGGCGAGCGCTCGACGGCGCGCCGTGCGGCTCGCCGAACCCGGGCCGTCGTTCACGGCTGCGCGTCCTCGACCGGGGCGTCCGGCCCCGCGGCACCGGCCTCGGTACGGCGCCGTGCGTACGCGGCGAACCACCCGGCCGACCCGGCGACGAAGACCATGCCCAGCACCAGGAAGGGCAGGCCCAGGGCGACCGACCCCTGCGCCAGGAAGGTCGTTCCGAGCGCGAGGAACGGCGCCCCGACCGCGAGCAAGGAGCCCGCGGCGGCCGCCGCCGTCCCGGTCTGCCGGGGCTGCGCGTCCTGGGGCTGCGAGGCACTCATCGTCGGTCTCCTCCTGGTGGTCCGGGTGACACGACCAGGCTAGGGACGCAGGTCCCGCGCGCCCACCGTCCCGGGACCGATCTTGCGCCTCCGCCCCCGGACGGAGAGACGACGAGGCCCGCACCGCCGGAGCGGTGCGGGCCTCGTGAGCTCGCGGGTGCGAACGGTCAGGCGGCGACGACCTTGACGGTCACCTTCGCCGAGACCTCGGGGTGCAGGCGGACCTGCACCGTGTACTCGCCGAGCGACTTGATCGCCTGGGCGACCTCGATCTTGCGCTTGTCGACGGACGGCGCACCGGCGGCCTTGATCGCGTCGGCGATCTCGGCCGTGGTGACGGCGCCGAAGAGGCGGCCGGACTCGCCGGACGTCGCCGAGACGGTCACGACGTTCGCCTGGAGCGAGTCGCGGACGGCCTTGGCCTCGTCGAGCGTGGCGATCTCGCGCGCCTTGCGGGCACGACGGATCGCGGTGACGTCCTTCTCGGCACCCTTGGACCACGGCGTGGCCAGGCTGCGCGGGATGAGGTAGTTACGGGCGTACCCGTCCTTCACCTCGACGACGTCCCCGGGGGCACCGAGGCCGGTGACCTCGTGGGTCAGGATGATCTTCGCCATGAGTCGGTCCTTCCTCAGCGCGCCGACGACGAGTACGGCAGCAGGGCCATCTCGCGGGCGTTCTTGACGGCACGCGCGATCGCGCGCTGCTCCTGAACCGACACGCCGGTGACCCGGCGGGCGCGGATCTTCCCGCGGTCGGAGATGAACTTGCGGAGCAGGACCGTGTCCTTGTAGTCCACCGTGTCGATCTTGGCGGCCTTGAGGGGGTTCTGCTTCTTCTTGGGCTTGCGGACGACGGGCTTGGCCATCGCGGTGCTCCTTGTCTGTGGAGCCCCGAGCGTTGCCGTGCTCGGGGATGTGCAGCTAGATGTGTGTGCCGATCAGAACGGGGGCTCGTCGGAGTAGCCGCCCGACGAACCACCGGGCGTCGCCCACGGGTCGTCGGCCTGGCCGCCGCCACCCGAGGACGAGGAGCCGCCGGAGAAGCCTCCGCCGCCACCCCCGCCCGAGTAGCCGCCTCCGCCACCGCCACCACCGCTGAAGCCACCGCCGCCGCCCGAGCGCTGGGCGCGGGTGACCTTGGCCGTGGCGTAGCGCAGCGACGGGCCGACCTCGTCGACCTGGAGCTCGTACACGGTGCGCTTCTCGCCCTCGCGGGTCTCGTAGGAGCGCTGCACGAGCCGTCCGGTCGCGATGACGCGGGTGCCCTTGGTCAGGGACTCCGCGACGGACTCGGCCGCCTCACGCCAGATCGAGCAGCGGAGGAACAGCGTGTCGCCGTCCTTCCACTCGTTGCTCTGGCGGTCGAACGTGCGCGGGGTGGACGCGACCGTGAAGTTCGCGACCGCTGCACCCGACGGGGTGAAGCGCAGCTCCGGGTCCCCGGTCAGGTTCCCGATCACCGTGATCGTGGTCTCGCCGGCCATGACGGCCTCCTCGCTCGTTCGTTCGGATCGACTGCGGCGTCAGCCGCGTCGGTGGTGGGCTGCCCGCAACCTAGCCGGGCTCACCCACAACCGGTGCGGGCTCACGCCTCGCGGCGCAGGACCTTCGTACGCAGGACGACCTCGTTGAGGCCGAGCTGGCGGTCGAGCTCCTTGGCGGTCGCCGGCGACGCGGAGAAGTCGACGACGGCGTAGATGCCCTCGGACTTCTTCTGGATGTCGTAGGCGAGGCGACGGCGGCCCCAGACGTCGACCTTGTCGACGGTGCCACCCTCGGTCTTGACGACCGTCAGGTACTTGTCGAGCGACGGGGCGACGGTGCGCTCCTCGATCTCGGGGTCGAGGATGATCATGATCTCGTACTGACGCAGGCTCATACCCACCTCCTCTGGTCTTCGCGGCCACGGTCGGTCCGTGGCAGGAGGGTCTCGTGCGTCGGCCCGCACCCGCCGACCCGAGCGGGCGGCCCCGGCGGGTGCCGGGTGAGGGTGCTGGCTGTCGTGCTGGTCGTTCAGGGTCGTGCAGGCCTTCCGGTGCCGCCTGGCAGACGGCAGCGGCCCAGCCTACCGGCCGGGCCGCTGCACGAGGAAATCGTCAGCGTCACACCCGCCGCGCCCGCTCGCGCGGCCGACGAGCCCGGCGGGTCATCCGTTCCCGCCGTTGCCGTTCCCGTTGCCCTGTCCCTGCCCGTCCACCGTCGGGGACGGGCTCGGCGTCGGGGTGGGTGTGGGTGTGGGTGTGGGTGTCGGCTCGGGCTCCGGGGTCCACTCGGGCTCGGGCGGCCCGGCGGAGACGACGATGGTCACCGTCTGGCCCGTCTGCAGCGTGGAGCCCGAGCCGGGCTCCACCCGGATGACGAGGCCCTGCGGCACGTCCTCCGACTCCTCGGTCCGGATCGCCGGCACGAGGCCCGCGTTGATGATCGCGGACTCCGCGTCGCCGGACATCCGGCCGACGAGGTTGCCTGGCACCTTCACCTCGGCGGGAGCCTCCTCGGTCGGCTCCTGCGTGGGCTCGGCCGTCTGCGTCGGCTGGGACGTCGCAGTGGGCGTGGGCCCGACGTTCGCCCGCGGCGGGAAGTCCCGCACGGCCGCGTACTTGGGCATGTCCAGCACCGGGTCCATGTACCGCGCCCAGAGCGCCGCGGGCCAGCTCGACCCGGTGATCTGCGTGAGTGGCTGGCCTGAGGCCGATGCGCCGAACGGCTTGATGGTCTCGAAGCTGACGCCGTCGGCGCCGACCTGGCTGAGCGCCACCGACGTCGCGAGCGTCGGGGTGTACCCGACGAACCACGCCGAGAGGTTGCTCGTCGAGGTTCCGGTCTTGCCGGCCACCGGGACGCCGAGGGGCTTGATCCACCCCTCGCCGGAGCCGCGCTCGACCACCTGCGTCATCGCGTACGTCGCGTCGGCCATGACGTCCGCCTCGAAGACCTGCTCGGCCTGCGACGAGCCCGTGTACGCCACGTCGCCCTTGGGCCACGTGACCCGGTGCACCAGGTACGGGTCGTGGTGGATGCCCTGGGCGGCGAAGGTCGCGTACGCCGCGGCCATGTCGAGCGGCCGCACCTCGTCCGACCCCAGCACGTTGGACGGCACGACGAGCGGCTCGGACTTGGCACCGGCACGCTTGGCGACGTCCGCGGTCTTGTCCGGGCCGACCTGGATGTTGAGGGCCGCGTACACCGTGTTGACCGAGTCGGCCGTCGCGTCGACGAGGTCGATGTTGCCGTACGACGCGTTGCCGAAGTTCGAGACGTCCTTCTGCCCGCCCTCCCACTCGGGGAAGCGCTGCGGCGAGTTCCCGTCGTAGCGGCTGGACAGGCTGGCGCCGTTCTCCAGGCCCGCGACGAGCGTGAACGGCTTGAACGTCGAGCCGGCCTGGATCGCGGTGGTCGCCCGGTTGCTGAAGTCCGTGAGGTAGTCCGCACCGCCGTACATCGCGACGATCGCACCCGTGGCGGGGTCGACCGACGTGATACCGATCTTCAGGCCCTCGGCGGGCGTGGCCCCGCCCGACATCTCCCCGCTGCGCAGGGCCGCGGCAGCCGCGACGGCCTGGTCCTGGACGTCCTTCTCGATGGTCGTGACGATCTTCAGGCCGCCGGTGGAGAGCTGCTCCTCCTTGACGGCGCCGGAGTCGATGAGCTCCTTGCGCACCATCTCGAGGATGTAGCCGTTGGGGCCGGCGTACGTCTGCGAGCGCTGGTACTCCACGGTCTGGGGGAACTCCAGGCCGGCGCGCTCGCCCGCGTCGAGCCAGCCCTCCTCGACCATCTTGTCGAGGATGATGTTCCAGCGCTGCTCGGACTCGTCGGGGTTGACGGCCGGGTCCCAGTTGTTGGGCGACGGGATCAGGGCGGCGATGACGGCGACCTCGGCGACGGTGAGATCCGCGGCGTTCTTGCCGAAGTAGGACTGCGCGGCGGTCTGGATGCCGTAGGAGTCGCGGCCGAAGTAGATCGTGTTGAGGTACCGCCCCATGATCTGCTGCTTCGACTCCTCCTGGGTCAGCTTGAGCGCGAGGATCGCCTCCTGGGCCTTGCCCAGGTAGGACTTCGTCGTGTTCATGTAGTAACGCTCGACGTACTGCTGCGTGAGCGTCGAGGCGCCCTGCTGCTGGCCGCCGCCGAGGTTGTTGATCAGCGCACGGACGATGCCCCTGACGGAGATGCCGCGGTTGGAGAAGAAGGTGCGGTCCTCGCCGGCGGCCACAGCCTGGCCGATGTGGTCCGGGAGGGTCTCGTAGTTGACGAGCTCGCGGCGCTGCTCGGCGAACTGGCCCATCACCTCGCCCGGCTCCTCGGGAGTTGCACCGGCGTAGTAGACGGTCGTCGTCTGGAACTGCGCCTCGGCGAGCTCGTCCGGGACCTCGGTGAAGTGGTAGAGCGCGAAGAATGCGCCGACGCCGAGGAACAGGAAGCCGATGAACGTGCCGAGCACCACGCGCCAGGACGGCAGCCAGCGGTGCAGGCCGGTGTACCCCGAGCGCGGGTAGTCGAAGAACTTCTTCTTCGTCGGGGCCTTGGTCGAGCGGCCCGCTGCGGACGACGCCGTGCCGCGGGTCGCACGACGGGCACGCGACGGTGCCGCGCGACGTGAGGTGCCTGCCAACGAGCTGCCCTTCTGCCGACGACGCCCGCCCACGCCCGGCGGGGCTCGCGGCCCTGGGGAGGAGGCGGTGCGCGGGCACACCGGTGCCCGACGGCCCAGTATGGACGACCGCCCGGGTGGATCCTGCTCCTTCCACCGCCACGTTCGTGGCACCTTCACACCATCGGCACCCGCCCGCGACGCAGCCGTCGCAGGACGCCGCCGCCGCTCACAGGCGGCGCACAGCGCACGTCAGGTCAGCCCTCGAGGCAGCCCGCCCGGTCGCCGGACCCGTCCGCGAGGCGGTCGGTACCGCCCGGTGCGGAGGCTCGGACGCCCAGCTCCAGACCGTCGGCGGCCGTCTGCACCGACGCGACGACGAGGCCGTCGCCGCCGCCCACGTGCACGCCGTCGACGAGGCGTCCGACCTCCGGGACCCGCCCCGCGAGCGCTCTCGGCGGCACGTCGAACCCGGCGACGCGCACCGTCTGGGCGCGCAGGACCAGGGCCCCGTCCTCGGCGGTCGCGAGCAGGTCGAGCTCGGCGGGCACCTCGCGGTCGCCGACGGCGACGGGTGCGGCGACGGTGACGACTCCGGCGGCGGTGGTCACGGTGAGTCCGTCGCGCCCGGTGGTGCAGGTCAGCGCGTCGGCGAGGGCGTCGGGGCCGAGGGTGACGCGCAGGTCGGCGGTGGCGGTGAGCGCCTGCCAGAGCGCCGGCGTGGGGCCGGGGCGGACGTCGGCGCCGGCGGGCAGCGCGTCCCGGGCCTGGTCGAGGCGGTCGGCGAGAGCGCTGCGGGCGGCGACCTCTCCGGCGGCCACGAGCAGCAGGACGACGCCGGCGCAGGCCGCGACGACGACGGTCCGCCGACGCCACGTCCGCCCACGCCACGGTCGCCGGCCGGAGGGTCGGTGCGGCGGGTCGGTGACGTGCTGCGCGGCGTCCATCCCCGCATCGGACCACCCCCGCCTGCCACCCCCATGACGACCACCTGACGATCTCCTCCCCTCCCACCCCACCCCGCCGACCCCGTCATCCGTGACGGACGTGATGGTCGATCCCGTCACAGACGACGGGTTCGGCGGGTGGGCGGTCGGCGGGGGTCAGGGGGTTCGGGCGGGGAGGGTGAGGGTGAAGGTGGTGCCCGTGCCGGGGGTGCTGGTGACGGCGACGGTGCCGCCGTGGGCCTCGACGAGGGACTGGACGATGGCCAGCCCGAGGCCGGAGCCGCCGGGCCCCCGGGCGGGGTCGGCCCGCCAGAACCGTTCGAACAGGTGCGGCAGGTGCGCCGGCGGGATGCCGGGGCCGGTGTCGGCGACCGTGACCTGGTGACGGGTGGCGCCGGGCGTGACGGTCACGGTCACGGCGGCGTCGGGGGGCGTGTGGGTGGTGGCGTTGGCGACGAGGTTGCGCAGCACCTGGGCCAGGCGGGTGGGGTCGCCGAGCACGGGTGCGGGGGCGGCGACGAGGCGGATGCGACGGTCGGGGTCGACGACGCGCGCGTCCTCGACGACCTCGGCGGCGAGCGCGCCCAGGTCGACGGGCTCGGCGGCGAGGGGGGTGCCGGCGTCGGTGCGGGCCAGGGTCGCGAGCTCGTCGACGAGGGTGCCCATGCGGGCGAGCTGGGTGGCGACGCGCTGCATGGCGTGCTCGCGGCGGGCGGGGTCGTCCAGGGCGCCCTGCTGCTCGAGCTCGACCCAGCCGGTCGCAGCGGTCAGCGGGCTGCGCAGCTCGTGGGACGC is a genomic window containing:
- a CDS encoding ABC transporter ATP-binding protein, which translates into the protein MTTTTSTTTHEPVAAHDAGGAPGRQRPGRPQVTVPKGAFRSFLHTMREHRTGLVLVGVVSVVATILGVAQPLMMQRMIDAASSGAENPWVWWLVGVTLGEGVLRGAQSFVLQRTGEAFVGGLRRSLIARVLRLPMAAYSATPKGEWISRLGADTSQVRTIVTSGLFELVSAVLMFGAAVVLMVTLDPVLFSLTLGGVVLGGVGITFMGARMRRTSEVTQAEVARMTSAADRALSSVVLIRASAATEQQVELVTRYARRAEASGVRMARIQAWVQPVMSLCIQGAFLLVLAVGGLRVASGVLTVGELMAFIMYLFLLVMPVTQAMSAYTQIQLGLASYDRIRQVLHMPAERTGGSTDVVGPTEPEPAVVLEDVHFGYGDEPVLRGVSLTVPVGSRTAVVGPSGAGKSTVLALLEGFMDPDAGVVRSLGHDLRDVDLDSYRRHVAYVEQGAPALGGTLAGNLRLVRTDATDEDLRRVLGAVGLDGLIARQDAGLDLDLGDNGSVLSGGERQRLAWARVLLQDPQLLLFDEPTSSVDSATESLLGLALDEVSRGRTTVIVAHRLSTVVTADQIVVLENGRVLDVGTHTELVERCALYRTFAEHQLLV
- the dnaB gene encoding replicative DNA helicase yields the protein MTIEDLEYGAPPDARGGFDRTPPQDLDAERSVLGGMMISKDAIADVIEQLRGTDFYRPAHEAIYDAILDLYGRGEPADAITVADELTKRGEITRIGGAPYLHTLISAVPTAANAGYYARIVRERSILRKLVEAGTRIVQLGYGTDGGDVDELVNNAQAEVYAVTERRASEDYLPLSEIIGGTVDEIEAAGHRGEGMIGVPTGFADLDRLTNGLHPGQMIVLAARPAIGKSTLGIDIVRSAAIKHNMGAVVFSLEMSRNEITMRLLSAEARVHLQKLRTGQMGEEDWAKIAGTMGRISEAPLFIDDSPNMSLMEIRAKCRRLKQRHDLKLVVIDYLQLMTSGKRVESRQQEVSEFSRALKLLAKELEVPVIAISQLNRGPEQRTDKRPAMSDLRESGSIEQDADMVILLHREDAYEKESPRAGEADLIVAKHRNGPTDTITVAFQGHYSRFVDMQM
- a CDS encoding MATE family efflux transporter; the protein is MDSPDASPTPSPGPAGPPEEPAVHGSTDPSTASADGASSTPVDGVDRQIVRLAVPALGALVAEPLFVLVDSAIVGRLGTEPLAGLALASTVLVTMVGLCIFLAYATTAAVARRLGAGDTRAALQTGVDGLWLAVGLGVVLAAATWVAAPWVVGALGAGGGVAEQAVTYLRWSLPGLPGMLLVLAATGALRGLLDTRTPLVVAAAGAVANAVLNVVLVYGAGMGIAGSGLGTAVAQIGMAVALVVVVVRGARRHGAQLRPAAGGILANVRAGAPLLVRTATLRVAILVTVWVATGLGGASLAAHQVVMSVWGLTAFALDALAIAAQALVGHSLGASDVARTRALLRRTLQWGVAAGAVMGVLVGALAPAYVRLFSTDPDVQRAATAALVVAAVTLPMAGWVFVLDGVLIGAGDGRYLAWAGVLTLVAYVPAALAVHAWAPADATGLAWLWIAFAGVFMAARAVTTGWRARGTAWMVTGA
- a CDS encoding DUF3784 domain-containing protein, with the translated sequence MSTEEKPSRDKAKDEGGAFLAIGFVFVILGLSGMGSDNRGSMVAFFAVGVVFLALSRTSAQRHRARTGDDAPTGDSSTPTGGTDADAGPAPAADDASHDGDPAPRPSPEP
- the rplI gene encoding 50S ribosomal protein L9, which produces MAKIILTHEVTGLGAPGDVVEVKDGYARNYLIPRSLATPWSKGAEKDVTAIRRARKAREIATLDEAKAVRDSLQANVVTVSATSGESGRLFGAVTTAEIADAIKAAGAPSVDKRKIEVAQAIKSLGEYTVQVRLHPEVSAKVTVKVVAA
- the rpsR gene encoding 30S ribosomal protein S18 → MAKPVVRKPKKKQNPLKAAKIDTVDYKDTVLLRKFISDRGKIRARRVTGVSVQEQRAIARAVKNAREMALLPYSSSAR
- a CDS encoding single-stranded DNA-binding protein, yielding MAGETTITVIGNLTGDPELRFTPSGAAVANFTVASTPRTFDRQSNEWKDGDTLFLRCSIWREAAESVAESLTKGTRVIATGRLVQRSYETREGEKRTVYELQVDEVGPSLRYATAKVTRAQRSGGGGGFSGGGGGGGGYSGGGGGGGFSGGSSSSGGGGQADDPWATPGGSSGGYSDEPPF
- the rpsF gene encoding 30S ribosomal protein S6; the protein is MSLRQYEIMIILDPEIEERTVAPSLDKYLTVVKTEGGTVDKVDVWGRRRLAYDIQKKSEGIYAVVDFSASPATAKELDRQLGLNEVVLRTKVLRREA